A single Natrinema pellirubrum DSM 15624 DNA region contains:
- a CDS encoding DUF502 domain-containing protein, producing the protein MNVWDTVRQSFVAGLILVAPLVVTLYVLRFLVNWSLQFVDPLVRTAGLAQYTGNVTVVAQAFAVILIAVAAVVLGFLAQLSVGRHLFGNVGRLVNVVPSFYKQGIPPFRAGGNATRC; encoded by the coding sequence ATGAACGTCTGGGACACTGTCAGGCAAAGCTTCGTTGCCGGACTCATTCTGGTCGCGCCACTGGTCGTCACGCTGTACGTCCTGCGGTTCCTCGTCAACTGGTCGTTACAGTTCGTGGATCCGCTCGTACGCACCGCGGGTTTGGCCCAGTACACCGGCAACGTGACGGTCGTCGCGCAGGCGTTTGCCGTGATACTGATCGCTGTTGCGGCCGTCGTTCTCGGCTTTCTCGCCCAGTTGAGCGTCGGCCGACACCTGTTCGGGAACGTCGGGCGACTCGTCAACGTCGTCCCATCTTTCTACAAGCAGGGAATCCCGCCCTTTAGGGCGGGAGGGAATGCGACACGGTGCTGA
- a CDS encoding Zn-ribbon domain-containing OB-fold protein gives MSDAEDTVTDAGFDDWLDAAEDGTAYYLECPEDHTSLPPRRVCPDCGATDLEELALPDTGEIRTFTVTHVPTPAFEEDAPYATAVVDFGPVSLTGQVVGIDVDDVETGLAVELEIATSETTGERVIGLRPA, from the coding sequence ATGAGCGACGCCGAAGACACCGTCACTGACGCCGGCTTCGACGACTGGCTCGATGCCGCCGAGGACGGCACAGCCTACTACCTCGAGTGTCCCGAGGATCACACGTCCCTGCCACCGCGTCGGGTCTGTCCCGACTGTGGCGCGACCGACCTCGAGGAACTCGCCCTCCCGGACACCGGCGAGATTCGGACGTTCACCGTCACACACGTCCCGACGCCGGCCTTCGAGGAGGACGCCCCCTACGCGACGGCCGTCGTGGACTTCGGCCCCGTCAGCCTGACCGGCCAAGTCGTCGGGATCGACGTCGACGACGTCGAGACCGGCCTCGCGGTCGAACTCGAGATCGCGACCTCCGAGACGACCGGCGAGCGCGTGATCGGCCTGCGGCCGGCGTAA
- a CDS encoding thiolase C-terminal domain-containing protein → MSDVRVAGTGLTPFGNSPERTSRDLFAEASIAAFEDSGVPREDVEGVFYGNFMGELSEHQGHQGPLMAEAAGVQAPATRYESACASSGTAVREAVTRIRNGENDVLLVGGAERMTNLGTAGATEALAIAADDLWEVRAGVTFPGAYALMARAYFDEFGGEHEDLAHIAVKNHANALSNEKAQYQSAIEVSDALEAPPVSEPLGLYDACPISDGASALVLTSESYAAEHDLEAPVAITGTGQGGDRMALHDREYLARSPAAREAGAEAYADAGVSAGDVDLAEVHDCFTIAEVLALEALDLEPIGEGITAARDGRTTADGETPINLSGGLKAKGHPVGATGASQIAEVTDLLAGEHPNSDHVADATTGVAHNAGGTVASATVHVLEVME, encoded by the coding sequence ATGAGTGACGTACGTGTTGCAGGGACAGGGCTGACGCCGTTCGGGAACAGTCCCGAGCGGACCAGCCGTGATCTCTTCGCGGAGGCGAGTATCGCGGCCTTCGAGGACAGCGGCGTTCCCCGCGAGGACGTCGAGGGCGTCTTCTATGGCAACTTTATGGGCGAACTCTCCGAGCATCAGGGCCACCAGGGGCCGCTGATGGCCGAAGCGGCCGGTGTCCAGGCCCCTGCGACCCGGTACGAGTCCGCGTGTGCCTCGAGCGGTACCGCGGTCCGCGAGGCGGTCACACGGATTCGCAACGGCGAGAACGACGTTCTCCTCGTCGGCGGTGCGGAGCGAATGACCAACCTCGGCACCGCTGGCGCGACGGAGGCGCTGGCGATCGCCGCCGACGACCTCTGGGAGGTACGGGCCGGCGTGACCTTCCCCGGCGCGTACGCGTTGATGGCTCGGGCCTACTTCGACGAGTTCGGCGGCGAACACGAGGATCTCGCCCATATCGCGGTCAAGAACCACGCCAACGCCCTCTCGAACGAGAAGGCCCAGTACCAGAGCGCGATCGAGGTCTCGGACGCCCTCGAGGCACCGCCGGTTTCCGAACCGCTCGGGCTCTACGACGCCTGTCCGATCTCGGACGGCGCGTCGGCGCTGGTCCTCACGAGCGAGTCTTACGCTGCGGAACACGACCTCGAGGCCCCGGTCGCGATCACGGGCACCGGACAGGGTGGCGACCGGATGGCGCTGCACGACCGCGAGTACCTCGCCCGCTCGCCCGCGGCCCGCGAAGCCGGCGCGGAAGCCTACGCCGACGCCGGCGTCTCGGCCGGCGACGTCGACCTCGCGGAGGTCCACGACTGCTTTACCATCGCCGAAGTGCTGGCACTCGAGGCGCTCGATCTCGAGCCGATCGGCGAGGGGATCACGGCCGCCCGCGACGGGCGGACGACCGCGGACGGCGAGACGCCGATCAACCTCTCGGGCGGGCTGAAGGCCAAAGGCCACCCGGTCGGTGCGACGGGTGCTTCCCAGATCGCCGAGGTGACCGACCTGCTGGCCGGTGAGCATCCAAACAGCGACCACGTCGCGGACGCGACGACCGGCGTCGCCCACAACGCGGGCGGCACGGTCGCGAGCGCGACCGTTCACGTTCTGGAGGTGATGGAGTAA
- a CDS encoding M20/M25/M40 family metallo-hydrolase, translated as MEQQRRQFLDELLTTATPSGFETPGQRRWVEYVEEFADEVRTDSYGNAVAVLEGNETSIALTGHSDEIGFMVRDIEESGILRITPVGGSDRTVSKGQHVRIHTDAGPVSGVIGQTAIHLRDHEDESVADIDEQYLDIGADDAAEAEELVERGDPVTFDQTVSELENGRIAARGLDNRIGIWAAAEALRRAAERDHEATIYAVSTVQEEVGLQGAKMVGFDLAPDAVVAIDVTHATDTPDITSAQQTGVELGDGPVVVRGSANHPRLVDAVRQTASEADIDIQLQASGTNTGTDADAFYTSRGGIPSVNVGVPNRYMHTPVEVVDLADLETVAELLSGVPATVADCDLSAGIE; from the coding sequence ATGGAGCAACAACGCCGTCAGTTTCTCGACGAATTACTCACCACAGCGACGCCGTCGGGGTTCGAGACCCCGGGTCAACGTCGCTGGGTGGAGTACGTCGAGGAGTTTGCCGACGAGGTGAGAACCGACAGTTACGGCAACGCCGTCGCCGTGCTGGAAGGGAACGAGACGTCGATCGCCCTCACTGGACACAGCGACGAAATCGGCTTCATGGTGCGGGATATCGAAGAAAGCGGCATCCTCCGAATAACTCCTGTCGGGGGGTCGGACCGGACCGTCTCGAAGGGCCAGCACGTCCGTATTCATACCGATGCTGGGCCAGTTTCGGGAGTGATCGGTCAGACGGCGATTCATCTTCGTGATCACGAAGACGAATCGGTCGCCGATATCGACGAGCAGTATCTCGATATCGGCGCTGACGATGCGGCCGAAGCCGAGGAATTAGTCGAACGCGGCGATCCGGTTACGTTCGATCAAACGGTCTCCGAACTGGAGAACGGACGGATCGCAGCCCGTGGATTGGACAATCGTATCGGTATCTGGGCTGCGGCGGAAGCACTTCGGCGGGCAGCCGAACGTGACCACGAGGCAACGATCTATGCCGTCTCTACGGTTCAAGAGGAGGTCGGGTTACAGGGCGCGAAAATGGTCGGCTTCGATCTTGCACCCGATGCAGTAGTCGCGATAGACGTAACTCACGCGACGGATACTCCGGATATCACGTCAGCGCAACAAACCGGTGTCGAACTCGGTGATGGCCCAGTCGTCGTACGCGGAAGCGCGAACCATCCGCGACTCGTCGATGCGGTTCGGCAGACCGCCTCCGAGGCCGATATCGATATTCAGCTACAGGCATCGGGAACGAACACCGGGACGGATGCCGATGCGTTCTATACTTCGCGCGGGGGGATTCCATCGGTGAACGTCGGCGTCCCGAACCGCTATATGCACACACCCGTCGAGGTCGTGGACCTGGCGGATCTCGAGACGGTTGCCGAACTTCTGAGTGGCGTCCCAGCTACTGTTGCTGACTGCGATCTTTCCGCTGGCATCGAATAG
- a CDS encoding SLC13 family permease, with protein sequence MIHGLLGGLDRRTSLFALAGIGTVAIAAAPSPSGLSMTGQYALATMFFAGFLWVTGALPLAVTALTIPVLLTGTGVYDSMDAALVGFADHIIFLFLAGFMLANGIQKYNIDRRIALYSIAKMGSSPRRLIFAIMVVTAVLSMWVSNTATAAMMMPIAVGVLSQVLDRDDLASSDEQDRASDAAETAADGGTAESTAAFTNLQISMLLGTAYAASVGGVGTIIGTPPNAILVGQLNAILDYEIGFTDWFLVGFPVVVVTLPLVWFLLTYVLYPPEVPDVERARATAREQLEAEGELDPRGKRVAAIFAVTAGLWMLGGLGDLFEPYLPATWMTTVFGGEGMTVFGVEGHQGLLYYVMVGVAAIPALVLADTMEWDELVDIDWGTLLLFGGGISLANALADTGATEWIADTVFGGLVGAPIILVIGAVVLVVIFLTEMTSNSATTSIIVPILISLGSVFSATLGLTDFSTALFLSVAGAIAASFAFALPVATPPNAIVFGSGYVKQRHMLRAGLVLNAIMTVVLTAIIWVLFTFVWPHLLW encoded by the coding sequence ATGATACACGGACTTTTGGGTGGTTTAGACCGCCGGACATCCCTATTCGCCCTCGCAGGGATCGGGACAGTAGCAATCGCGGCCGCACCGTCGCCGTCGGGGCTGTCGATGACGGGCCAGTACGCGCTCGCAACGATGTTCTTCGCCGGGTTCCTCTGGGTCACCGGCGCGCTCCCGCTCGCGGTCACCGCGCTGACGATTCCCGTCTTGCTCACGGGGACCGGCGTCTACGACTCGATGGACGCGGCCCTCGTCGGGTTCGCCGATCACATCATCTTCCTGTTTTTAGCCGGGTTCATGCTGGCTAACGGGATCCAGAAGTACAATATCGACCGGCGGATCGCGCTGTATTCCATCGCCAAAATGGGCAGTTCGCCGCGGCGGCTGATCTTCGCGATCATGGTCGTGACCGCCGTGTTGTCGATGTGGGTGTCAAACACCGCGACGGCCGCGATGATGATGCCGATCGCAGTCGGCGTCCTCAGTCAGGTCCTCGATCGGGACGATCTTGCGTCGTCGGACGAGCAGGATCGGGCGAGTGATGCCGCCGAAACGGCCGCCGACGGCGGGACCGCCGAATCGACGGCTGCCTTTACCAACCTCCAGATTTCGATGCTGCTCGGGACCGCCTACGCCGCGAGCGTCGGCGGCGTCGGGACGATCATCGGCACGCCGCCGAACGCGATCCTCGTCGGCCAGCTCAACGCCATTCTGGACTACGAGATCGGGTTCACCGACTGGTTCCTCGTCGGGTTCCCGGTCGTCGTCGTGACGCTGCCACTCGTCTGGTTCCTTCTGACGTACGTGCTGTATCCGCCCGAGGTGCCGGACGTCGAACGGGCGCGAGCCACCGCCCGGGAGCAACTCGAGGCCGAAGGCGAACTCGATCCCCGCGGGAAACGGGTGGCGGCGATCTTCGCCGTGACGGCGGGGCTCTGGATGCTCGGCGGGCTCGGTGACCTCTTCGAGCCGTACCTCCCAGCCACCTGGATGACGACCGTGTTCGGCGGCGAGGGGATGACGGTCTTCGGCGTCGAGGGCCATCAGGGGCTGCTCTACTACGTCATGGTCGGCGTCGCGGCGATTCCCGCGCTCGTGCTGGCCGACACGATGGAGTGGGACGAACTGGTCGACATCGACTGGGGAACGCTGTTGCTGTTCGGCGGCGGGATCTCCCTCGCGAACGCGCTGGCGGACACGGGCGCGACGGAGTGGATCGCAGACACCGTGTTCGGCGGGCTCGTCGGCGCGCCGATTATCCTCGTCATCGGCGCGGTCGTGCTGGTCGTCATCTTCCTCACCGAAATGACGTCGAACTCCGCGACGACCAGCATCATCGTCCCCATTCTGATCAGCCTCGGGAGCGTCTTCTCGGCGACGCTCGGGCTGACCGACTTTTCGACCGCGCTCTTTCTCTCCGTCGCCGGCGCGATCGCCGCGAGCTTCGCGTTCGCGCTGCCGGTCGCGACGCCACCCAACGCCATCGTCTTCGGCAGCGGATACGTCAAACAACGCCACATGCTCCGAGCGGGACTGGTCCTGAACGCGATCATGACGGTCGTGCTGACGGCCATCATCTGGGTCCTGTTTACGTTCGTCTGGCCACACCTGCTCTGGTAA
- a CDS encoding GNAT family N-acetyltransferase yields MELIEATADDLDALVDRWHSLAQSMEAYDELNRLVRTDVRDIAKDGFQKYLDAEKTTAYLIVRENETIGYVILREGHHPSRQYSDFLRIVDLFIDDDQRSRGHGTSVVERVTEMARDRGCDHLKVSCEWQNEDARRFYRETDFRPKQIEYVQSLS; encoded by the coding sequence ATGGAACTCATAGAAGCCACAGCAGACGATCTCGATGCGTTAGTTGACCGCTGGCACTCCCTCGCACAGTCGATGGAAGCATACGACGAATTGAACCGACTCGTCCGTACGGATGTTCGTGATATCGCCAAGGACGGCTTCCAGAAGTACCTCGATGCCGAGAAGACCACTGCCTATCTCATCGTCCGCGAAAACGAGACCATCGGTTACGTCATCCTTCGGGAAGGCCACCACCCGTCCCGCCAGTATTCGGATTTCCTTCGCATCGTGGACCTGTTCATCGACGACGACCAACGGAGTCGCGGTCACGGCACATCGGTCGTCGAACGCGTAACAGAGATGGCCCGCGACAGAGGCTGTGATCACCTCAAAGTATCTTGTGAGTGGCAGAACGAAGATGCACGGCGGTTCTACCGGGAGACGGATTTCAGACCGAAACAGATCGAATACGTACAGTCACTGTCGTGA
- a CDS encoding heme o synthase yields the protein MATESFPRPVGTRHRFSALLAATALGVYLLLIVGATTSLTNAAASCSTWPTCHAPVDPLSQTELAIAWAHRLAAVVVGLLVAATAAAAVFGDVSSRVRTTLAVAAVLYIVQVGVGAVTATIGPAAIVPGLHLGLGLVIFSAVVLALAWDLEIATGSEDEDGVTSPEPLEESVPTASERTLPSSRLARARLTAFAYFQMMKPRLMWLLCLVAAAGMALAAGPGLEIYTIVATLGGGVLAIGASGTFNHVLERDVDQKMSRTAERPLAVDLIPVRNALAFGLALTGLSLAAFLTINRLAAALGLAAILFYSVVYTLLLKPNTVQNTVIGGAAGALPALIGWAAVTNEIGWPGLALAAVIFLWTPAHFYNLALAYKDDYARGGFPMMPVVRGETETRKQIIYYIAATLVSTIALAWITDLGALYAGTVVVFGGIFLWTAVRLHFEQTEAAAFRSFHASNAFLGAVLVAILVDALAF from the coding sequence GTGGCAACAGAGTCGTTTCCCCGCCCCGTCGGCACGCGACATCGCTTCTCCGCACTGCTCGCAGCGACCGCGCTGGGCGTTTACCTCCTCCTCATCGTCGGCGCGACGACGTCGCTGACGAACGCCGCCGCGTCGTGTTCGACGTGGCCGACCTGTCACGCACCGGTCGATCCGCTGAGCCAGACCGAACTCGCGATCGCGTGGGCCCACCGGCTCGCCGCCGTCGTCGTCGGCCTGCTCGTGGCCGCGACGGCCGCCGCCGCCGTTTTCGGAGACGTCTCGAGCCGCGTCCGAACGACGCTGGCCGTCGCCGCCGTCCTCTATATCGTCCAGGTCGGCGTCGGTGCCGTCACCGCGACGATCGGCCCCGCCGCGATCGTCCCCGGGCTGCACCTCGGGCTCGGGCTCGTCATCTTCTCGGCGGTCGTCCTCGCGCTCGCCTGGGACTTAGAGATCGCGACCGGGAGCGAAGACGAGGACGGCGTCACCTCCCCGGAACCCCTCGAGGAGTCGGTCCCGACCGCGAGCGAACGCACGCTCCCCTCGAGTCGCCTGGCACGCGCCCGGCTGACCGCCTTCGCCTACTTCCAGATGATGAAGCCGCGCCTGATGTGGCTGCTCTGTCTGGTCGCCGCCGCCGGGATGGCCTTGGCTGCCGGCCCCGGCCTCGAGATCTATACGATCGTCGCGACGCTCGGTGGCGGCGTCCTCGCGATCGGTGCCAGCGGGACGTTCAACCACGTCCTCGAGCGCGACGTCGACCAGAAGATGTCCCGGACCGCCGAGCGCCCGCTCGCGGTGGATCTGATTCCGGTCCGGAACGCGCTGGCCTTCGGGCTCGCGTTGACCGGGCTGTCGCTTGCGGCCTTCCTGACGATCAACCGGCTGGCCGCGGCGCTCGGCCTGGCCGCGATCCTGTTTTACAGCGTCGTCTATACGCTCCTTCTCAAGCCGAACACGGTCCAGAACACCGTCATCGGCGGCGCTGCGGGGGCACTGCCCGCGCTGATCGGCTGGGCCGCCGTGACCAACGAGATCGGCTGGCCCGGCCTCGCGCTCGCGGCGGTCATCTTCCTGTGGACGCCGGCGCACTTCTACAACCTCGCGCTGGCCTACAAGGACGACTACGCCCGCGGTGGCTTCCCGATGATGCCGGTCGTCCGCGGCGAGACGGAGACCCGAAAGCAGATCATCTACTACATCGCCGCGACGCTCGTGAGTACGATCGCGCTGGCCTGGATCACTGACCTCGGCGCACTGTATGCCGGGACCGTCGTCGTCTTCGGCGGGATCTTCCTCTGGACCGCCGTGCGACTCCACTTCGAACAGACCGAGGCCGCCGCGTTCCGCTCGTTCCACGCCTCGAACGCCTTCCTCGGAGCCGTGCTGGTCGCGATCCTCGTGGACGCGCTGGCGTTCTGA
- a CDS encoding DUF7410 domain-containing protein, whose translation MSGDSSDHAPTGASSTRGATTGTEPAVDAPEGGKDGDPPARCPYCGRPFRRVRYERLHRGRAHPARLSDRERAALERARRAESKTMRRVRLYAVGAVVVIYFGLLIVAAFVV comes from the coding sequence GTGTCGGGCGACTCGAGCGATCACGCGCCGACGGGTGCGAGTTCCACCCGCGGAGCCACGACGGGCACCGAACCTGCAGTCGACGCGCCCGAGGGTGGCAAAGACGGCGACCCGCCAGCGCGGTGTCCGTACTGCGGGCGGCCGTTTCGGCGGGTCCGCTACGAACGACTCCACCGGGGCCGCGCCCACCCCGCGCGACTCTCGGACCGGGAGCGGGCAGCCCTCGAGCGGGCCCGCCGTGCGGAAAGCAAGACGATGCGACGAGTCCGCCTGTACGCCGTCGGTGCCGTCGTCGTCATCTATTTCGGCCTGTTAATCGTCGCGGCGTTCGTCGTCTGA
- a CDS encoding DUF7111 family protein — MTDERTADANGIAATYDETETERILSFERDSGAGPSATAAIAQNVEGYAMLKVRPTADGDELERYYGFDMALDHVGELLGVPPHDLPVPEAAEDMGM; from the coding sequence ATGACCGACGAACGGACGGCCGACGCCAACGGGATCGCCGCGACCTACGACGAGACCGAGACCGAACGGATCCTGTCGTTCGAGCGCGACTCCGGAGCCGGCCCGAGCGCGACCGCCGCGATCGCACAGAACGTCGAGGGGTACGCCATGCTGAAGGTACGCCCGACGGCCGACGGCGACGAACTCGAGCGCTACTACGGGTTCGACATGGCGCTGGATCACGTCGGGGAACTGCTCGGCGTCCCGCCACACGACCTGCCGGTCCCCGAGGCCGCCGAAGATATGGGGATGTGA
- a CDS encoding DUF3267 domain-containing protein, whose product MNRSDAATARRPLATFRLTRAVALQWLVVSAAGFFGAVYAFARVLARLRGVALEPIVIAPSSPPTVLVWLAVSVGLLVVVVVPHELLHGLFLARYGGSPRYGVGVSHFVLPYAYAETDGSSYTRNQLLIALLAPFAVITVVGLAAMVVSPSPLLVVPLAANAAGSIGDLWMAAVLCQYPADVRVGDPPGGVQGFGIYGTDEGASDRSPGMRILSRFVTGSVGTLAAVVTYALVAVLLSLAFGSGDVVLGDPDQGWLLVRHDRRPDGSALLEIGDRAMLGAAALGGLAWTIVATLRQRLE is encoded by the coding sequence GTGAACCGATCGGATGCCGCTACGGCCCGTCGCCCGCTCGCGACGTTCCGACTCACTCGGGCGGTCGCCCTCCAGTGGCTCGTCGTCTCCGCCGCGGGGTTTTTCGGCGCGGTCTACGCGTTCGCCCGCGTCCTCGCCCGGCTCCGCGGCGTCGCCCTCGAGCCGATCGTGATCGCGCCGTCGTCGCCGCCGACGGTCCTCGTCTGGCTGGCCGTCTCCGTCGGCCTGCTGGTCGTCGTGGTCGTCCCTCACGAACTGCTGCATGGCCTCTTTCTGGCCCGATACGGCGGCTCGCCGCGCTACGGCGTCGGCGTCTCCCACTTCGTCCTCCCCTACGCCTACGCCGAGACCGACGGCTCGAGCTACACCCGCAACCAGCTGTTGATCGCCCTGCTCGCACCGTTTGCCGTGATCACCGTCGTCGGCCTCGCCGCGATGGTCGTCTCCCCGTCGCCGCTGCTTGTCGTCCCGCTGGCGGCGAACGCGGCCGGCTCGATCGGCGACCTCTGGATGGCCGCGGTCCTCTGTCAGTACCCCGCCGACGTCCGCGTCGGCGATCCGCCCGGCGGCGTCCAGGGCTTTGGCATCTACGGGACCGACGAGGGTGCGAGCGACCGGTCGCCCGGAATGCGGATCCTCTCGCGCTTTGTGACCGGGAGCGTTGGGACCCTCGCCGCCGTCGTGACCTACGCGCTGGTGGCCGTCTTGCTCTCGCTGGCTTTCGGCTCCGGCGACGTCGTCCTCGGCGATCCCGATCAGGGGTGGCTGCTCGTCCGGCACGACCGCCGCCCCGACGGGAGCGCCCTCCTCGAGATCGGCGATCGAGCCATGCTCGGCGCAGCGGCCCTCGGCGGGCTCGCATGGACGATCGTCGCGACGCTGCGACAGCGCCTCGAGTGA
- a CDS encoding PadR family transcriptional regulator, which produces MTKWLRSGRRRDICFLLAAAADGELRGQQLKTRLESHYDDRLEPKSFYGSLSALVDAGFVEKRTEGLHDVYALTDGGKRRVRDHYDWVSDCLEDDD; this is translated from the coding sequence ATGACCAAGTGGCTCCGGAGCGGCCGCCGGCGGGACATCTGTTTCCTGCTCGCCGCGGCCGCGGACGGCGAACTGCGCGGCCAGCAGCTGAAAACGCGCCTCGAGTCCCACTACGACGACCGGCTCGAGCCCAAATCGTTCTACGGCTCGCTGTCGGCGCTGGTCGACGCTGGATTCGTCGAGAAGCGGACTGAAGGACTGCACGACGTTTACGCACTGACCGACGGCGGGAAACGGCGAGTCCGGGACCACTACGACTGGGTCAGTGACTGTCTCGAGGACGACGACTGA